CGAAATTATCAGATACCAGGCCGTCAGAAACAGGATGAGCCCAAAGTAGCTGAGCAATGTGGCGGCACGGCTAATGTTAACCAGGCGTTGTAGTGTGGCTTGCATGGGAGGTTTCATCCAGTATGGTTAATTCGCTGTGAGCAGTTGTTTCGCCAGCCGACCAAGGCGCTTGCCCTGAGCCTGACACAGATTGCGTTCAGCATTGTCCAGGTCGCGACCGTCTTGACCGGCAACATGGGTTGCGCCGTAAGGTGTACCGCCCTGAGTTGTGCTGAGCAGATCTGATTCAGAATATGGAATACCGGCCATCAACATACCGTGGTGCATTAATGGCAACATCATACTCAGTAAGGTGGTTTCCTGGCCGCCGTGTAAGCTTGCGGTTGAGCTGAAAACACAGGCTGGTTTGTCGATCAATGCACCGCTTAGCCATAGGCTGCTGGTACTGTCGATGAAGTACTTAAGGGGGGATGCCATGTTACCAAAGCGGGTAGGGCTACCGAGTGCCAGGCCGCTACAGTTTGCCAGCTCGGTTTCAGTACAGTAGATATCCCCTTCGGCCGGGATGGTTGGTGCAGATTGTTCGCTGTTAGCGGATACTTCAGGAACCGTTCGTAGCAGGGCATCTATGCCACTGGCTTCGATACCCCTGGCAATTTGCTGCGCCATCGTGCGGGTAGCACCATGGCGGCTGTAGTAGAGAACCAATACGTATGGTGAACTCACTTAGAGAATCTCCAGTACCGATTCCGGTGGCCGACCAATACGTGCCTGACCATCTTTGATAACGATAGGACGTTCAATCAGCTTCGGAAATTCAGCCATGAGTTCGATAATCTGGTCTTCGCTGAGGGTTTCATCTGCCAGATTATTATCAGCATATTCAGCTTCACCGGTACGTAGTAGTTCCCGGGCGCTAATACCGAGCTGCTCCAGTATGCTTTTGAGTTCCATTTCAGTTGGTGGATTTTCAAGATACAGACGAATATCAGGTGACACGCCATTTTCTTCCAGCAGGGCCAGAGTAGAGCGAGATTTAGAGCAACGTGGGTTGTGGTAGATTTCTGCAGACATAGCACCATACCTTTTTAGATAGTGAGCAAACTGGCCGTTACTTTTGCAACGGCGCATTTATAATAATGATGCGTCAGGCCTATGATACATATGTTTAAATAGGTGGCGCTGACAGGCCTTATTGTATACAGCTTAGCGTTGGGTCTAAAGCGTCTGAAGCTATGATTTAGCAGTTTTTAAGAGGGTGAACAGAAGATGTCGGGCAGAAATATTTCTGATGAGCAGGGACCCATGGACAAGTTACGTGCTGGCGGTGCTTTTTTACGTTATTTATTCCGACAGTTTATAGAAAACAAAGGTGTGCTGAATGCTTCTGCACTGACGTACACCACTTTGTTTGCTGTGGTGCCTTTAATGACTGTTACCTACGCGATGCTGGCGATAGTGTCGCCATTTCAGGGGGCAGGTGAAGAGTTGCAAAGCTGGATTTTTGATAATTTTGTGCCGGCAACCGGTAATGTTGTGCAGGAGTATCTGAACAGCTTTGCTGCACAGGCTAAGCAATTGACAGTAGTAGGTATAGTAATTCTGGTCGTTACTTCAATCATGATGATGAAGAATATTGAGGCGGCTTTTAACCGTATCTGGCGAGTCGGGGAGCCACGTAAAGGCTTATCCAGCTTTTTGCTTTACTGGGCAGTACTCAGTCTTGGGCCAATTTTGATTGGTGTGGGGTTGTTTGTGACGTCTTATGTGGCGTCTCTGTCATTATTCACCAGTGCGACTGAGCTGGTGGGTAAAGGGCGGTTACTATCTATGTTGCCAATGTTGCTTTCTGCTGCAGCGTTTACTTTGTTATATGCAGCAGTTCCAAACTGTAAAGTACCGCTTAAAAATGCCCTGATCGGTGGCATTGTTGTTGCGCTTTTATTTGAAGCAGCCAAGCGTGGTTTTGCTTTCTTTGTGACTGAATCACCTTCTTATCAATTAATTTACGGCGCCTTTGCTGCGGTTCCGCTGTTTTTAGTGTGGATTTATATCAGCTGGATGATAATTTTGCTGGGAGCTGAGCTTACCCGTGCACTGAGTATTTATCGGCATGAACTGGATCCTGCTGAGCATTCCAGACTGCATACTTTGATAGCTGTATTA
The DNA window shown above is from Aliamphritea ceti and carries:
- the wrbA gene encoding NAD(P)H:quinone oxidoreductase, translating into MSSPYVLVLYYSRHGATRTMAQQIARGIEASGIDALLRTVPEVSANSEQSAPTIPAEGDIYCTETELANCSGLALGSPTRFGNMASPLKYFIDSTSSLWLSGALIDKPACVFSSTASLHGGQETTLLSMMLPLMHHGMLMAGIPYSESDLLSTTQGGTPYGATHVAGQDGRDLDNAERNLCQAQGKRLGRLAKQLLTAN
- the arsC gene encoding arsenate reductase (glutaredoxin) (This arsenate reductase requires both glutathione and glutaredoxin to convert arsenate to arsenite, after which the efflux transporter formed by ArsA and ArsB can extrude the arsenite from the cell, providing resistance.), translated to MSAEIYHNPRCSKSRSTLALLEENGVSPDIRLYLENPPTEMELKSILEQLGISARELLRTGEAEYADNNLADETLSEDQIIELMAEFPKLIERPIVIKDGQARIGRPPESVLEIL
- a CDS encoding virulence factor BrkB family protein; this translates as MDKLRAGGAFLRYLFRQFIENKGVLNASALTYTTLFAVVPLMTVTYAMLAIVSPFQGAGEELQSWIFDNFVPATGNVVQEYLNSFAAQAKQLTVVGIVILVVTSIMMMKNIEAAFNRIWRVGEPRKGLSSFLLYWAVLSLGPILIGVGLFVTSYVASLSLFTSATELVGKGRLLSMLPMLLSAAAFTLLYAAVPNCKVPLKNALIGGIVVALLFEAAKRGFAFFVTESPSYQLIYGAFAAVPLFLVWIYISWMIILLGAELTRALSIYRHELDPAEHSRLHTLIAVLHRLWQAQQWGKSLDERILLRQVEGLDQSRWDEYVRLLTPGIIRRTDQGEYILARDLGSLTLDQLQQRLPWPLPDAAEVAAMEVWQRRLNSRLNDVTEHRQASLDISLEVLFAEPSEDKTDIESAAKLKTPGVGDGRD